From Paenibacillus sp. PK3_47, the proteins below share one genomic window:
- a CDS encoding GTP pyrophosphokinase family protein, producing MKPGRVSVEEYDSTEVTLNQLQVHVKDLQKWQVNEDFAKQIEDFKALPALYRHALNELENKIDIIKTEWQVRDGFSPIEHIKCRIKEPKSILQKLQRKGHKFTLENMEQHIHDVAGMRIVCAFVKDIYRLVDHLCVREDIRVLEIKDYIAKPKPNGYQSLHVIVAIPLVLLEGTRWVKAEIQLRTLAMDFWASMEHILYYKFDKQLPAHVAEELREAARAADELDQKMLRLRREILELSEESSTGDGNPQES from the coding sequence ATGAAACCCGGGAGAGTCTCAGTGGAAGAATACGATAGTACAGAGGTTACGCTGAATCAGCTGCAGGTGCATGTCAAGGATCTGCAGAAGTGGCAGGTTAATGAGGATTTTGCCAAACAGATAGAGGATTTCAAAGCACTGCCGGCGCTTTACCGCCATGCCCTCAACGAGCTTGAGAATAAGATTGATATCATCAAAACCGAATGGCAGGTCCGCGACGGCTTCAGTCCGATTGAACATATTAAATGCCGGATCAAAGAGCCGAAGAGCATTCTGCAGAAGCTGCAGCGCAAGGGACACAAGTTTACGCTGGAAAATATGGAGCAGCACATTCACGATGTTGCAGGCATGCGGATTGTGTGTGCTTTTGTAAAGGATATTTACCGTCTTGTCGATCATTTATGTGTCCGCGAAGATATCCGCGTGCTGGAGATTAAGGACTATATCGCCAAGCCTAAGCCGAACGGCTACCAGAGTCTGCATGTTATCGTGGCCATCCCGCTGGTACTGCTGGAAGGCACCCGCTGGGTAAAGGCTGAAATTCAGCTGCGCACCTTGGCTATGGATTTCTGGGCCAGCATGGAGCATATTCTTTACTATAAATTCGACAAGCAGCTTCCGGCCCATGTTGCCGAAGAGCTCAGAGAAGCTGCGCGCGCTGCCGATGAGCTGGATCAGAAGATGCTCCGCCTGCGCAGGGAAATTCTGGAACTGTCCGAGGAGAGCAGCACCGGTGACGGAAATCCTCAGGAGTCATAA
- a CDS encoding TrmB family transcriptional regulator encodes MEQLLLHLRNLGFTEMESKIMVELATKGQASGYEVAKQLGVSRSNVYAALQRLTQQGYVRCGEGDPARYSVLDPEELATMISGRVQASLAYMESEMPRGGHVSPSFYNVEGERNVMEELVRQLNLAGQEIVVDVWREEASLLRSELEQAELRGVKLLWAFNGGSEASAPYPLWPPLGGQSRRGGGRKFSFVIDRSWCMLGMRYEDGSAQAVVTEHQVMIELLLNHFTQEMVLFELEEDMGSELMRRYGERYSRIFSKYVPQEMDEGNDDLEQEVQREPADKPEEN; translated from the coding sequence ATGGAACAGTTGCTGCTGCATCTGCGCAATTTGGGTTTCACGGAGATGGAATCCAAAATTATGGTCGAGCTGGCCACCAAAGGCCAGGCTTCGGGCTATGAAGTGGCCAAACAGCTCGGAGTATCAAGATCCAACGTGTATGCGGCACTGCAGCGCCTGACTCAGCAAGGTTATGTAAGATGCGGCGAAGGGGACCCGGCACGCTACAGCGTGCTGGACCCGGAAGAGCTGGCGACAATGATCTCCGGCAGGGTGCAGGCTTCGCTTGCTTATATGGAGAGTGAAATGCCGCGCGGCGGTCACGTCAGCCCGTCCTTTTATAATGTGGAAGGTGAACGCAATGTTATGGAGGAGCTGGTCCGCCAGCTGAATCTTGCCGGGCAGGAAATTGTGGTGGATGTATGGCGTGAAGAGGCATCGCTGCTGCGCAGCGAGCTGGAGCAGGCCGAGCTGAGGGGCGTCAAGCTGCTGTGGGCTTTTAACGGCGGCAGTGAAGCATCGGCACCGTATCCGCTCTGGCCGCCGCTTGGCGGGCAGTCCCGCAGAGGCGGAGGGCGGAAGTTCTCTTTTGTGATCGACCGCAGCTGGTGCATGCTTGGCATGCGTTATGAAGACGGGAGTGCACAGGCTGTTGTAACCGAGCATCAGGTGATGATCGAGCTGCTCCTGAATCATTTTACACAGGAAATGGTGCTCTTCGAGCTGGAGGAGGACATGGGCTCCGAGCTTATGAGACGTTATGGGGAACGCTACAGCCGTATATTCAGTAAATATGTACCTCAAGAAATGGATGAGGGTAATGATGACCTGGAGCAGGAAGTGCAGAGGGAACCGGCAGATAAGCCGGAGGAAAACTGA
- a CDS encoding diacylglycerol kinase family protein, with amino-acid sequence MYLLIVNPRSGGGAGQRTWESVEGMLQSRGVLYETLFTHSSGSAESQVQQALARRGDWLAAIVVGGDGTIHSVLGALRRRGVPLAVIPAGSGNDTARGFGIPLNTEAALDTALQNRCLDADLLSGSGGYTLTAVASGFDAQVAVNVNNGPYKRLCNAIGAGQLAYIIGILHTLMTFKPCRVSVTCDGKEQTFEQAWLVSVCNLPSYGGGLLICPQAEAGDGLLDVCVVHGCSRAQVLRLFPTLLKGRHVGLPFVTMLRGHSAAVRFAAPRHAIGDGEALGTAPLVVRCEPGALRVLSPLAAAGTQDGVSAACHASS; translated from the coding sequence ATGTATTTATTGATCGTAAATCCCCGGTCAGGGGGCGGAGCAGGGCAGCGGACTTGGGAGAGCGTGGAGGGCATGCTTCAGTCACGGGGCGTCCTCTACGAGACCCTGTTCACACACAGCAGCGGCAGTGCGGAATCACAGGTCCAGCAGGCGCTCGCACGCCGCGGGGATTGGCTCGCCGCCATCGTCGTCGGCGGCGACGGCACGATCCACAGCGTGCTGGGCGCGCTGCGGCGCAGGGGAGTGCCGCTGGCGGTAATCCCCGCCGGCTCCGGCAACGACACGGCGCGCGGCTTCGGCATCCCGCTGAACACGGAGGCTGCGCTGGACACCGCGCTGCAAAACCGCTGCCTGGATGCCGATCTGCTCTCCGGCTCAGGCGGCTACACGCTGACCGCCGTGGCCAGCGGTTTTGATGCCCAGGTGGCCGTCAATGTGAATAACGGCCCGTACAAACGTCTGTGCAACGCCATCGGCGCCGGACAGCTCGCCTATATCATCGGCATTCTGCATACGCTGATGACCTTCAAGCCCTGCCGGGTGAGCGTGACCTGCGACGGAAAGGAGCAGACCTTTGAGCAAGCCTGGCTCGTCTCGGTCTGCAATCTGCCAAGCTACGGCGGCGGACTGCTGATCTGCCCGCAGGCGGAGGCCGGTGACGGCCTGCTCGACGTCTGCGTCGTCCACGGGTGCAGCCGCGCGCAGGTGCTGCGGCTGTTCCCGACGCTGCTGAAGGGCAGGCACGTAGGGCTGCCCTTCGTGACGATGCTGCGCGGACACAGCGCGGCTGTCCGCTTCGCCGCGCCGCGCCACGCTATCGGCGACGGCGAGGCGCTCGGCACGGCGCCGCTGGTCGTGCGGTGCGAGCCGGGCGCGCTGCGCGTGCTCTCGCCGCTTGCGGCAGCCGGCACGCAGGACGGCGTGTCTGCGGCGTGCCACGCCAGCAGCTAG
- a CDS encoding zinc ribbon domain-containing protein, with the protein MNFLQRIKDGANRVSEKAQNSVEIGKLNGHISDIEREMDIEFTKMGKIFYEGYRSKDLSLAEGQMVELSRNCLRLQEQIDEIRFRIAELKNERLCECGNVVALDANFCPKCGRKLVDPAPRKEAAPVAVHQIHEEEDEEDQYYGEDELTEEEKELAKRPEQRVVYSEVLSIDDEPLEGYTGSQQDTDRSRREADQLERERERQLELDRRIRDWRAGEPEEEAAAASGETEGVRDLVKCQICRADLPKGSMWCPRCGSEQI; encoded by the coding sequence ATGAATTTTTTACAACGGATAAAAGACGGTGCTAACCGGGTGAGTGAAAAAGCGCAAAACTCAGTGGAGATCGGCAAGCTGAATGGGCATATTTCCGATATCGAACGTGAGATGGACATTGAATTTACGAAAATGGGAAAAATCTTTTATGAAGGGTACCGTTCAAAGGATCTTTCTCTGGCTGAAGGCCAAATGGTCGAGCTGTCGCGCAACTGCCTGAGGCTGCAGGAGCAGATCGACGAAATCCGCTTCCGGATTGCTGAACTTAAGAATGAGCGGCTCTGCGAATGCGGCAATGTGGTGGCGCTGGACGCCAACTTTTGCCCGAAATGCGGACGCAAGCTTGTTGATCCGGCACCGAGAAAAGAAGCCGCTCCAGTGGCAGTGCATCAGATCCATGAGGAAGAGGATGAAGAGGATCAATATTACGGCGAGGACGAGCTGACGGAAGAGGAGAAAGAGCTGGCCAAGAGACCTGAGCAGCGTGTGGTGTACAGCGAAGTGCTGTCGATCGATGATGAGCCGCTTGAAGGTTATACCGGAAGCCAGCAGGATACAGACCGCTCCCGGCGTGAAGCCGATCAGCTGGAACGGGAGCGGGAAAGGCAGCTTGAGCTGGACCGGCGCATCCGTGACTGGAGAGCCGGGGAGCCGGAGGAGGAAGCTGCAGCGGCGTCCGGGGAAACCGAAGGTGTCCGTGATCTGGTCAAATGCCAGATCTGCCGTGCCGACCTGCCGAAGGGCTCCATGTGGTGTCCGCGCTGCGGTTCGGAACAGATCTAA
- the coxB gene encoding cytochrome c oxidase subunit II — protein MMKMWQAGKRLLPMTAALGLILAGCGREDLSVLRPQGPEAETSFGLMKLAITIMIVVLLIVFGIAAYVLVRYRRKPGQNEIPEQVEGSFKLEVLWTVIPLILVVVLAVPTVKAVFAAGDDHSGDANAVKVKVTGHQYWWEFEYTDYGITTAQDLVIPVGKDIAFELSTKDVLHSFWVPSLSGKIDTNPDGTTNRFSFSAPNEGVYRGKCAELCGPSHGFMEFKVKSVSEAAFEEWIASMKAPAVLPEDPALAEKFRSACLTCHAVGDQGIAGAGPDLTGIGSRESVAGILLNDDTREDGAPIEENLKTWLHDPESVKPGNLMPDPKEELGLTDEEIDGIAEYLAGYTLN, from the coding sequence TTGATGAAAATGTGGCAGGCTGGTAAGCGGCTTCTCCCCATGACCGCAGCGCTCGGACTCATTCTCGCCGGATGCGGGCGGGAGGACTTGTCGGTACTTCGGCCGCAGGGCCCGGAAGCAGAGACTTCGTTCGGACTCATGAAGCTGGCGATCACCATCATGATCGTCGTACTGCTGATCGTCTTTGGCATTGCGGCCTATGTCCTTGTCCGTTACCGCAGAAAACCGGGGCAAAACGAAATTCCGGAGCAGGTGGAAGGCAGCTTCAAGCTGGAGGTGCTGTGGACGGTTATCCCGCTGATTCTTGTAGTAGTGTTAGCGGTGCCGACGGTAAAAGCCGTTTTTGCCGCTGGTGATGACCACTCTGGTGATGCCAACGCGGTGAAGGTCAAGGTAACCGGACATCAGTACTGGTGGGAATTCGAGTACACGGATTACGGCATAACTACAGCTCAGGATCTGGTGATTCCTGTAGGGAAAGACATCGCCTTTGAGCTGAGTACGAAGGATGTGCTGCATTCCTTCTGGGTCCCTTCCCTTTCCGGTAAAATCGATACCAATCCTGACGGGACAACGAACCGTTTCAGCTTCAGTGCGCCTAATGAAGGCGTTTACCGCGGCAAATGTGCGGAGCTGTGCGGCCCATCCCACGGGTTCATGGAATTCAAGGTGAAGTCGGTCAGTGAGGCTGCGTTTGAGGAGTGGATTGCCTCCATGAAGGCACCGGCGGTGCTTCCTGAAGATCCGGCGCTTGCCGAGAAGTTCAGATCGGCCTGCCTCACCTGCCATGCAGTGGGAGACCAGGGAATTGCCGGCGCAGGTCCCGATTTGACGGGCATCGGCTCCAGAGAGTCGGTAGCGGGAATTCTGCTGAATGATGATACACGTGAGGACGGGGCGCCTATAGAAGAGAATCTCAAAACCTGGCTTCATGATCCGGAAAGCGTCAAACCCGGGAATCTCATGCCTGATCCGAAAGAAGAGCTTGGCTTAACCGACGAGGAGATTGACGGAATAGCGGAATACCTGGCCGGTTATACCCTGAACTAA
- a CDS encoding serine hydrolase produces MKQQLSLLNKPYNTAPVIELLAPEDAGVCGQKLEQAHQAVLKGYSKMHSMLVVRRGKLIFERYYGGFHAGMLNDLRSATKSFISMLTGIAVVKGHMPEVHTPVTEVLQKHVPFLHSPRLGEITLRHLLTMTAGFRWITGKKLGEPLVRNLQRSRRWASYALSLQIDDEHLGRFQYRSSDSHLISVMLSETTGVDAFTYAREHLFGPLGIGNAAWLPNAEGHSMGHIGLYLTSRDLAKVGICLLEGGSYGRQQIIPQQWLEEAFTAQTPGYPAFGDYGYQFWNGTMSGQPYRLAHGHGGQQLLLLPKLDAAVIFTAESAVRQWKHPRRLVEQYIIPAMNS; encoded by the coding sequence ATGAAGCAGCAGCTGTCTTTGCTCAACAAGCCTTACAATACAGCACCAGTGATCGAACTGCTTGCTCCTGAGGATGCAGGGGTCTGCGGCCAAAAGCTGGAACAGGCACATCAGGCTGTATTGAAGGGATACTCTAAAATGCATAGTATGCTTGTCGTCCGCCGCGGGAAACTGATATTTGAACGGTATTATGGAGGTTTTCATGCCGGAATGCTCAATGATCTCCGTTCCGCCACCAAAAGCTTTATCTCTATGCTCACCGGAATCGCCGTCGTTAAAGGGCATATGCCGGAAGTGCATACTCCTGTCACAGAGGTCCTGCAGAAGCATGTCCCTTTCCTTCATTCCCCGCGGCTCGGAGAGATTACACTCCGCCATCTGCTGACCATGACCGCCGGCTTCCGGTGGATTACCGGCAAGAAGCTTGGAGAACCGCTGGTGCGGAATCTCCAGCGCAGCCGCCGCTGGGCTTCCTATGCGCTGAGCCTGCAGATCGACGACGAGCATCTCGGCCGGTTTCAATACCGCAGCAGCGATTCCCACCTCATCTCCGTCATGCTCAGCGAGACCACCGGCGTTGATGCCTTCACCTATGCCAGAGAGCATCTCTTCGGCCCGCTTGGGATCGGCAATGCGGCCTGGCTTCCCAACGCCGAGGGTCACAGCATGGGCCATATCGGACTGTACCTGACCTCACGTGATTTAGCTAAAGTCGGCATTTGTCTGCTGGAGGGCGGGTCATACGGCCGACAGCAGATTATTCCGCAGCAGTGGCTGGAGGAGGCCTTCACTGCCCAGACGCCCGGTTATCCCGCCTTCGGGGACTACGGCTACCAGTTCTGGAACGGAACGATGTCCGGGCAGCCCTACCGGCTTGCCCACGGGCATGGCGGACAGCAGCTCCTGCTCCTGCCGAAGCTTGACGCGGCGGTCATCTTCACCGCTGAGAGTGCGGTAAGACAGTGGAAGCATCCGCGCAGGCTCGTAGAGCAGTATATTATTCCGGCGATGAACAGTTAG
- a CDS encoding xanthine phosphoribosyltransferase — protein MKLLKQKVTDEGIVLGKGVLKVDSFLNHQMDPFLMREVGREFASRFAGEGVTKVLTIESSGIAPGIMTALELEVPLIFARKQKSLTLTEDIYVEKVYSFTKQESNDITVSRKFIAPGERVLIIDDFLANGEAAFGLARIVEQAGGSVAGIGIVIEKSFQPGNRLLKEAGYRVESLVRIASLDDGVVTFVEE, from the coding sequence ATGAAGCTGCTGAAACAAAAGGTGACCGATGAAGGTATTGTTCTCGGTAAAGGTGTGCTCAAGGTGGATTCTTTTCTGAATCACCAGATGGACCCGTTTCTGATGCGTGAAGTCGGACGGGAGTTTGCCTCGCGTTTTGCCGGAGAAGGCGTGACGAAGGTGCTGACCATCGAATCCTCGGGGATTGCCCCCGGTATTATGACGGCGCTTGAGCTTGAAGTTCCGCTGATTTTTGCCCGCAAACAGAAGTCGCTGACCCTGACAGAAGATATCTATGTGGAAAAGGTCTATTCTTTTACCAAGCAGGAAAGCAACGACATCACCGTCTCCAGAAAGTTCATCGCTCCGGGCGAACGTGTGCTGATTATCGATGATTTTCTGGCGAACGGGGAGGCGGCCTTCGGGCTGGCCCGGATCGTGGAGCAGGCGGGAGGCAGCGTGGCGGGCATTGGCATTGTAATCGAAAAATCCTTCCAGCCGGGCAACCGGCTGTTGAAGGAAGCGGGTTACCGTGTGGAGTCCCTTGTGCGGATCGCTTCCCTGGACGATGGTGTTGTTACCTTTGTGGAAGAGTAG